The DNA window AAAAGGAAACTCGATGGAATCGTTGCGAAAGGTCTGTGGCTTTATGTACTGGCCATGGGGATCTTTCACCTTTATACCGCAGTTTTCGGAGCCTTCGAAGCGTACCTTCAAAGAGCGATTCACCTCACATGGGTCCTGCCGATGGTCTTCGTCGTCTATCCCATGTTCGAAAACAAAAAATCGGCGCAGTCCCAGACGGCCGTGCCGTGGTACGACTGGTGTTTCGCTGTTGTTTCCGCCGTGCCCGGCATCTATATCATGCTCAACTACAACATGATCGTCGAGCGCATGATCGGCGTCGACGAGATTACGGCGATCCAGCTGATTCTCGGCACGATCGTCGTCCTCGCTTTGATTGAGGCGACCCGCCGCGCCGTGGGGCTTCCCATCATTCTCGTCTCGCTCGCTTTTATGGGCTACTGCATGTATTACATGATGACCGACATCGCCACGCAGAGCGGGACGCTGGGCAACTTCTCGCTCGCCAATTTCTGCGATTGGTTCTCGGGCGCTTTCAAACTTTTGATCGAGGAGATGTACCTGACCGACGAGGGCATTTACTCGTCTTCGCTGGGCGTTTCGGCGACGCTGGTCATGATCTTCCTGATCTTCGGCGGCTTTCTCGAGAACAGCGGCGTCGGCGAGTATTTCATGGAATTCGCTCAGGCCTTCACGGGAACTCAGGCCGGCGGTCCCGCCAAAATCGCGGTCGTCAGTTCCTGTCTTTTCGGTTCGATCTCCGGTTCCGCCGTCGCCAACGTGTACGGCACGGGGACGTTCACCATTCCTCTCATGAAGCGCATCGGCTACAAGCCTTACTTCTCGGGCGCAGTCGAGGCCGTGGCAAGTTCCGGCGGGCAGATCATGCCGCCGGTCATGGGAGCCGGAGCTTTCGTGATGGCTTCGTTCCTCAACGTTCCGTTCAGCCGGATCGTCGTCGCCGCGATTCTTCCGGCGCTGCTCTACTACGCCGCCGTCCTCGTCATGGTCCACCTGACCGCCAAGCGCGACGGGCTCAGGGGGCTGCCGCCCGAAGAGCTGCCTGAGAAAAAGAGCGTGCTGAAACGCGCCTACATGATGTCGCCCATAATTCTTCTCGTCTATCTGCTCCTCGACGGCTACACGCCCATGTATGCCGCCATCGCCGGCATCGTTTTGGCCTGGGGCGTTTCGCTGCCCAATCCCAAGCGCCGCATGGGGCCAAAGGGCATCCTGCGCGCCATTCACGACGGCGCCAAAGGAATCCCCGTGGTCTGCACCGCCTGCGCTTCGGCCGGCTTCGTTCTCGGAGCCGTGGCTCTTTCCGGCATTGGCCCGAAAATCGTCAGCGCGGTCCTTTCGGTGTCCCACGGCATTCCCGTGCTCACGCTGCTGCTGATCGCCGTGGTCTGTCTGATCCTCGGCATGGGGCTGCCGACGACGAGCGCCTACATTCTCGCGGCGTCATTGAGCGTTCCGGCGCTCGGTCAGCTTCACTTCAACAGCATCGCCGCCCACATGTTCGTGTTCTATTATGCGATCATCTCCAACATCACGCCTCCCGTCGCCCTTGCCGCGTACGCCGCGGCGTCCATCGCC is part of the Pyramidobacter porci genome and encodes:
- a CDS encoding TRAP transporter permease; the protein is MTKRKLDGIVAKGLWLYVLAMGIFHLYTAVFGAFEAYLQRAIHLTWVLPMVFVVYPMFENKKSAQSQTAVPWYDWCFAVVSAVPGIYIMLNYNMIVERMIGVDEITAIQLILGTIVVLALIEATRRAVGLPIILVSLAFMGYCMYYMMTDIATQSGTLGNFSLANFCDWFSGAFKLLIEEMYLTDEGIYSSSLGVSATLVMIFLIFGGFLENSGVGEYFMEFAQAFTGTQAGGPAKIAVVSSCLFGSISGSAVANVYGTGTFTIPLMKRIGYKPYFSGAVEAVASSGGQIMPPVMGAGAFVMASFLNVPFSRIVVAAILPALLYYAAVLVMVHLTAKRDGLRGLPPEELPEKKSVLKRAYMMSPIILLVYLLLDGYTPMYAAIAGIVLAWGVSLPNPKRRMGPKGILRAIHDGAKGIPVVCTACASAGFVLGAVALSGIGPKIVSAVLSVSHGIPVLTLLLIAVVCLILGMGLPTTSAYILAASLSVPALGQLHFNSIAAHMFVFYYAIISNITPPVALAAYAAASIAEDSPNKTGWAACRLGFLAFVIPFAFCYDGGLLLQLDWTHNVISIVSGVALVFGIGFSFTGYCGGRIPMWSRVLFAAFGLASMWKSSLVSLGGTAAIFVLYIFCQKVFADKKASSAI